A window of Desulfovibrio desulfuricans DSM 642 contains these coding sequences:
- a CDS encoding aspartate/ornithine carbamoyltransferase Asp/Orn-binding region, protein MARHILNIKSLGEKASWLLVQQALGMPEPKLQTDFMAQRVALLMFSQHSLPERLCVSAAVRQMGGNVVYEGSRGSWRNEMNDYQEQLLPVFSYYIDCMYMYGMPVGGWDMEASCLRFPLINAGSPDAHPAHALADIACMLRNSRYLDGVTCGWLGCVNGTLHSLMAATAWFPISLRIAVPSRVDPAPLKEAAERYGSRITIVESVEEAVRGVNYVFAGCRSGLTDEERESWQVTPELLAKAAHDAHLMLSASPIAAIRVDDSILASKASLLVQQAEYRLRVHKRMLHWVFLDNESGI, encoded by the coding sequence ATGGCAAGACATATTTTAAATATCAAGAGTCTTGGTGAAAAGGCGTCCTGGCTGCTGGTGCAGCAGGCATTGGGCATGCCGGAACCGAAGCTGCAAACAGACTTTATGGCGCAGCGCGTGGCCCTGCTGATGTTTTCGCAGCACTCCCTGCCTGAGAGGCTTTGCGTTTCTGCCGCTGTGCGGCAAATGGGCGGCAATGTCGTGTACGAGGGCAGCCGTGGCAGCTGGCGCAATGAAATGAATGATTACCAGGAACAGCTCCTGCCCGTTTTCAGCTACTACATTGACTGCATGTACATGTACGGCATGCCCGTGGGCGGGTGGGACATGGAGGCATCGTGCCTGCGTTTCCCGCTTATCAATGCGGGCAGCCCTGATGCGCATCCGGCGCATGCGCTGGCCGACATCGCCTGTATGTTGCGCAATTCACGCTATCTTGACGGCGTGACCTGCGGCTGGCTGGGCTGCGTCAACGGCACGCTGCATTCACTGATGGCGGCAACGGCATGGTTTCCCATTTCACTGCGCATTGCCGTGCCGTCCCGCGTGGACCCAGCGCCGCTCAAAGAAGCTGCGGAGCGCTATGGGTCGCGCATTACCATTGTGGAAAGTGTGGAAGAAGCCGTGCGGGGCGTCAACTATGTTTTTGCGGGCTGCCGTAGCGGCCTGACGGACGAAGAGCGCGAAAGCTGGCAAGTGACGCCGGAACTGCTCGCCAAGGCGGCGCATGACGCGCATCTTATGCTGAGTGCTTCGCCCATAGCGGCCATCCGTGTTGACGATTCCATTCTAGCCAGCAAGGCCTCACTGTTGGTGCAACAGGCAGAATACCGTTTGCGGGTTCACAAGCGCATGCTGCACTGGGTTTTTCTTGATAATGAAAGCGGGATCTAG
- a CDS encoding threonine/serine exporter family protein, with product MGLQNGQGGLNTLSALAADSTAAGEAKASTEKADAACGTGQNVLTAKELIEFIQVYASTLLAAGGQTSRVDRTACRIARAYGFEVELAIFPKHLMLSVIKPAEGGIPAERRTAVSSIVSGAPNFQRVAALNALSWSIADENLSLAKAREHFSAICAVPTLNPVLLRFLVACANAAFCGLFNGDAVAMGLVFCATFLGFYLRQKLLHWGLDLKVTFFLCSFAASLVASLGVLLHLGNTPQTGMAASVLFLIPGIPLINAMLDILDGHVLMGLSRLIQASTLIICIALGLATTMLLMGVDSL from the coding sequence ATGGGTTTGCAAAACGGGCAGGGCGGTCTGAATACGCTGTCTGCATTGGCGGCGGATTCGACTGCTGCGGGCGAGGCAAAGGCCAGTACTGAGAAAGCCGATGCTGCTTGCGGAACAGGACAGAATGTTCTGACTGCCAAAGAGCTTATTGAGTTCATACAGGTTTATGCGTCCACATTGCTTGCGGCGGGCGGGCAGACTTCACGGGTAGACCGCACCGCCTGCCGCATTGCACGGGCATATGGTTTTGAGGTGGAACTGGCAATATTCCCCAAGCACCTCATGCTTTCAGTCATCAAGCCAGCCGAAGGGGGCATTCCGGCAGAGCGACGCACTGCGGTCAGCTCCATTGTGTCTGGCGCGCCCAATTTTCAGCGAGTGGCGGCGCTCAATGCCCTGAGCTGGAGCATTGCCGATGAAAACCTCAGTCTTGCCAAGGCGCGCGAGCATTTCAGCGCCATCTGCGCGGTGCCCACGCTTAACCCTGTGCTGCTGCGTTTTCTTGTGGCCTGCGCCAATGCCGCCTTTTGCGGTTTGTTCAACGGCGATGCGGTGGCTATGGGGCTGGTTTTTTGCGCAACCTTTCTGGGCTTTTATCTGCGCCAGAAACTGCTGCACTGGGGCCTTGACCTGAAGGTCACGTTTTTTCTCTGCTCGTTCGCTGCTTCTTTGGTGGCGTCGCTGGGTGTGCTGCTGCATCTGGGCAACACGCCGCAAACGGGCATGGCTGCAAGCGTGTTGTTTCTCATCCCCGGCATCCCCCTGATCAACGCCATGCTGGATATTCTTGACGGACATGTGCTTATGGGCCTTTCGCGGCTGATTCAGGCCAGTACGCTCATTATCTGCATTGCTCTGGGGCTGGCTACAACCATGCTGCTGATGGGGGTGGATTCGCTATGA
- a CDS encoding threonine/serine exporter family protein, with protein sequence MMLIDCLVDGALAAVAAVGFAAISRPTKRIAVMAALLAATGHMSRFLLLQANMGIASASLCAGLIISFCSMPIARRCHTPAEMFVFPALLPMIPGMFAYKAILATLQFLNTAGTPQGQTVLVSVVYNGLTAFFIMCALAIGAILPLLLFHREAPLGRTFHKLSQGGNAV encoded by the coding sequence ATGATGCTGATAGACTGTCTTGTGGATGGAGCGCTTGCAGCTGTTGCCGCAGTTGGTTTTGCAGCCATATCGCGGCCCACCAAGCGGATAGCCGTCATGGCTGCCCTGCTGGCCGCCACGGGGCATATGAGCCGTTTTTTGCTGTTGCAGGCCAATATGGGGATTGCCAGCGCATCGCTCTGCGCCGGGTTGATCATTTCCTTTTGCAGCATGCCCATCGCCCGCCGCTGCCATACACCGGCGGAAATGTTTGTGTTCCCCGCGCTGTTGCCCATGATTCCCGGCATGTTTGCCTATAAGGCCATTCTGGCGACCTTGCAGTTTCTCAACACAGCCGGGACGCCTCAGGGCCAGACTGTGCTTGTCAGCGTTGTCTACAATGGGCTCACGGCATTTTTCATCATGTGCGCTCTGGCCATCGGGGCCATACTGCCCCTGCTTCTTTTTCACCGCGAAGCGCCGCTTGGCCGTACATTCCACAAGCTGAGCCAAGGTGGCAATGCGGTCTGA
- a CDS encoding rhomboid family intramembrane serine protease: MRTIPPRIFAFSRYWRARRRPNSLPLDWRPVASLQGTAGYARFREWLLVLNACSIPHQTVQMNGRDYIYVPALFENIALMELGDFARESTAPVSQPPPLRVFPHAYMALLALLPLILWHGWRVGWWPVPAALPPPDMWSSAGILDAVRVRVFNEWYRTVTALTLHASLTHLCGNMAFGAIFMTLLARMTGIGRALWLTLLGGAMGNALTVLLRPRPVLSMGFSTALFASIGAISGYMACQQQGKRKAMLPVAAAAALLAMLGTEGENTDYAAHLAGLGCGLALGALEAWQVRNCRKRLNQWAAGALTALICTAAWWWAFAAMRN, from the coding sequence ATGCGCACAATTCCGCCAAGAATTTTTGCCTTTTCGCGCTACTGGCGCGCCCGCCGCAGGCCCAACAGCCTGCCTCTCGACTGGCGTCCGGTTGCCAGTTTACAAGGCACCGCAGGCTACGCCCGCTTTCGTGAATGGCTGCTTGTACTCAACGCCTGCAGCATCCCGCATCAGACCGTCCAGATGAACGGCAGGGACTACATTTATGTGCCCGCGCTGTTTGAGAACATTGCCCTCATGGAACTGGGGGACTTTGCGCGCGAAAGCACCGCACCGGTTTCCCAGCCCCCCCCGCTAAGGGTTTTTCCCCACGCATACATGGCACTACTGGCGCTGCTGCCGCTCATTCTCTGGCACGGCTGGCGCGTTGGCTGGTGGCCTGTTCCTGCCGCGCTGCCACCGCCAGACATGTGGAGCAGCGCGGGCATTCTTGACGCCGTGCGGGTTCGCGTTTTCAACGAATGGTACAGAACCGTCACTGCGCTTACCCTCCATGCCAGCCTCACCCACCTTTGCGGCAACATGGCCTTCGGGGCTATTTTTATGACCCTGCTGGCCCGCATGACAGGCATTGGCAGAGCCTTGTGGCTTACCCTGCTAGGGGGCGCTATGGGCAATGCCCTGACAGTGCTGTTGCGGCCCCGCCCGGTTTTGAGCATGGGATTTTCCACGGCGCTGTTTGCCAGCATTGGGGCTATTTCCGGCTACATGGCTTGCCAGCAGCAAGGCAAACGCAAGGCCATGCTGCCAGTGGCTGCCGCAGCCGCCTTGCTGGCCATGCTCGGCACTGAAGGCGAGAATACCGACTATGCGGCACATCTGGCCGGGCTTGGCTGTGGACTGGCACTGGGAGCGCTTGAAGCATGGCAGGTGCGGAACTGTCGCAAGCGGTTGAACCAGTGGGCGGCGGGCGCACTCACGGCCCTGATCTGCACTGCTGCATGGTGGTGGGCCTTTGCCGCCATGCGCAACTGA
- the rpmB gene encoding 50S ribosomal protein L28 gives MSKECIFCGKKPQVGNLVSHSNIKTKRRFNPNLQRVRHQFPDGSVRTLSVCTRCLRSGVVVKPTVRKQA, from the coding sequence ATGAGCAAGGAATGCATCTTTTGCGGCAAAAAGCCCCAGGTCGGCAATCTTGTGAGCCACTCCAACATTAAGACCAAGCGTCGCTTCAATCCCAATTTGCAGCGCGTGCGTCACCAGTTCCCCGACGGCAGCGTGCGGACCCTTTCCGTCTGCACCCGTTGCCTGCGCTCTGGCGTTGTTGTTAAGCCCACGGTGCGTAAGCAGGCCTAA
- a CDS encoding nitroreductase family protein has translation MLELLSNRRSIRKFTDQAVSDEHLEKLLMAGLLAPSSKDTRPVELVAVRDRAVIAALADCRDSGTLPLRTAPLVLAVVADTDKSDVWVENASIVAILVQLEVERLGLGSTWVQMRLRTSGAASAEAEVRKTLGIPGHYGVLCLVAIGHKDEVKKPRELDASDWARTHRDYFRVAQ, from the coding sequence ATGCTGGAACTGTTGAGCAACCGCCGCAGCATACGCAAATTCACCGATCAAGCCGTAAGTGATGAACACCTGGAAAAACTGCTTATGGCCGGGCTGTTGGCCCCTTCATCCAAGGATACCCGCCCGGTGGAGCTGGTGGCCGTGCGCGACAGGGCTGTTATTGCCGCGCTGGCAGATTGCCGCGATTCCGGCACCCTGCCCCTGCGCACAGCCCCCCTGGTGCTGGCGGTGGTGGCTGATACCGACAAATCGGACGTATGGGTTGAAAATGCCTCCATTGTTGCCATTCTGGTACAACTGGAAGTGGAACGCCTGGGTCTTGGCTCCACATGGGTGCAGATGCGCCTGCGCACCAGCGGCGCCGCTTCCGCCGAGGCAGAAGTGAGAAAAACACTTGGCATTCCCGGTCATTATGGCGTACTTTGCCTCGTGGCCATTGGTCACAAGGATGAAGTAAAAAAGCCCCGTGAGCTTGATGCGTCTGACTGGGCGCGTACTCACCGGGATTACTTCCGAGTAGCACAGTAA